Proteins co-encoded in one Hyalangium ruber genomic window:
- a CDS encoding aminomethyltransferase family protein, whose product MEPLSLHFLHEQAGAHFLEVGGREVAADYGDSEAEYRAARASVALHDASYRETLRITGEDRSSFLHGMVTQEVKALPTGAAAYAAMITAKGAMVADARILKREADLLLDVEPGTLAKVKDFLEKYLISEDAELQDVTGEWALLRLLGPRTAEVLGAALGAAFEPLAANASREATLAGAGVLLVGQPAFEKHGVDVLVPRGALEAVWKALVQAGGVHGLKPLGFGALELLRVEAGVPRYGQDMVDTTIPLEANLTQAISYNKGCYIGQEVIARATFRGHMNRKLTGLLLGEVKAAPGTELRKGEKKVGWLTSVVRSPATGQQVALGYVHRDHLEPGTELTLAEGPTVKVAALPFA is encoded by the coding sequence ATGGAACCGCTGTCGCTGCATTTTCTTCACGAGCAGGCAGGCGCCCACTTCTTGGAGGTGGGAGGCCGGGAAGTCGCGGCCGATTATGGAGACTCGGAGGCCGAGTATCGAGCGGCCCGTGCGTCCGTGGCCCTACATGACGCCTCCTACCGCGAGACGCTCCGGATAACGGGGGAGGACCGCTCCAGCTTCCTGCACGGCATGGTGACGCAGGAGGTGAAGGCGCTGCCCACCGGCGCGGCGGCCTACGCGGCGATGATTACCGCCAAGGGCGCCATGGTGGCCGACGCCCGAATCCTCAAGCGCGAGGCCGATCTGCTGCTGGACGTGGAGCCAGGCACTCTCGCCAAGGTGAAGGATTTCCTGGAGAAGTACCTGATTTCCGAAGACGCCGAGCTGCAGGACGTCACGGGCGAGTGGGCGCTGCTGCGCCTGCTCGGGCCCCGGACGGCCGAGGTGCTGGGCGCCGCGCTGGGCGCCGCCTTCGAGCCCCTGGCCGCCAACGCCTCCCGGGAGGCCACGCTGGCGGGCGCGGGGGTGCTGCTCGTGGGGCAGCCGGCGTTCGAGAAGCACGGGGTGGACGTGCTCGTCCCCCGGGGCGCGCTGGAGGCGGTGTGGAAGGCGCTCGTCCAGGCGGGTGGCGTACACGGGCTGAAACCGCTGGGCTTCGGGGCGCTGGAGCTGCTCCGGGTGGAGGCAGGGGTGCCGCGCTACGGGCAGGACATGGTGGACACCACCATCCCCCTGGAGGCGAACCTCACCCAGGCCATCTCGTACAACAAGGGCTGCTACATCGGGCAGGAAGTCATCGCCCGCGCCACCTTCCGCGGCCACATGAACCGCAAGCTGACCGGGCTGCTCCTGGGAGAGGTGAAGGCAGCGCCCGGCACCGAGCTGCGCAAGGGCGAGAAGAAGGTGGGCTGGCTCACCAGCGTGGTGCGCTCTCCCGCCACCGGGCAGCAGGTGGCGCTGGGCTACGTCCACCGGGACCACCTGGAGCCCGGCACCGAGCTGACGCTGGCGGAGGGCCCCACGGTGAAGGTGGCCGCCCTACCGTTCGCCTGA
- a CDS encoding amidohydrolase family protein, whose protein sequence is MARAGYAVFDSDMHCVEPPELWERYIEPGYQARAPRSSEFAFRNALVYMELEQRLMPWFDPRGPDGRRLPAVLPSPQVRAAVRQAVEQRPEARALEAFQQSRFADFSRRGWSAQTQLEAMEAEGVDMTVVFPTSGLLALAVDELEPGFAAAVARAYNNWLYDYVKHAPRKLLGAAMVSPFSVEDAVREAHRAVKELGFRALFLRPNPVCGRQWYDPIYDPLWEACTELGVPVVFHEGVGSHLPQAGSQFGSNIFLRHVACHSMEMMYATMAFCGGGVLARHPTLKVGFFEGNCGWVPWLLHRMDEHWEIQLGVSHKQLPEPPSHYFRRQCVVSVEADEDFVTHVVEHLGSADNIVFSTDWPHPDSRYPRAIERFLQIPLPESARRKILWENCARFYGVGDSSGER, encoded by the coding sequence ATGGCCAGAGCAGGCTACGCGGTGTTCGACAGCGACATGCACTGTGTGGAACCCCCCGAGTTATGGGAGCGCTACATCGAGCCGGGGTACCAGGCGAGGGCGCCCCGGAGCTCGGAGTTCGCGTTCCGCAACGCGCTCGTCTACATGGAGCTCGAGCAGCGGCTCATGCCCTGGTTCGATCCTCGGGGGCCGGATGGGCGCCGATTGCCCGCGGTGCTCCCCTCGCCGCAGGTCCGCGCGGCCGTCCGCCAGGCTGTCGAGCAGCGGCCCGAGGCCCGCGCGCTGGAGGCCTTTCAGCAGTCCCGCTTCGCCGACTTCTCCCGGCGGGGCTGGTCCGCGCAGACGCAGCTCGAGGCGATGGAGGCCGAGGGCGTCGATATGACGGTTGTCTTCCCCACCTCGGGCCTGCTCGCGCTCGCGGTGGATGAGCTGGAGCCGGGGTTCGCCGCCGCCGTGGCGCGCGCCTACAACAACTGGCTCTATGATTATGTGAAGCACGCTCCCCGCAAGCTGCTCGGTGCGGCGATGGTGTCCCCGTTCTCCGTGGAGGACGCCGTGCGCGAGGCCCACCGGGCCGTGAAGGAGCTTGGCTTCCGGGCCCTCTTCCTTCGTCCGAACCCCGTGTGCGGTCGGCAGTGGTACGACCCCATTTATGACCCGCTCTGGGAGGCCTGCACCGAGCTGGGCGTCCCCGTGGTGTTCCATGAGGGCGTGGGCTCACACCTGCCGCAGGCGGGCAGCCAGTTCGGCAGCAACATCTTCCTGCGCCATGTGGCCTGCCACTCCATGGAGATGATGTACGCGACCATGGCCTTCTGTGGTGGCGGCGTGCTCGCCCGGCACCCCACGCTCAAGGTGGGCTTCTTCGAGGGCAACTGCGGCTGGGTGCCGTGGCTGCTCCACCGGATGGACGAGCACTGGGAGATCCAGCTCGGCGTCTCCCACAAGCAGCTTCCCGAGCCTCCGAGTCACTACTTCCGGCGGCAGTGCGTCGTCTCGGTGGAGGCGGACGAGGACTTCGTCACCCACGTCGTCGAGCACCTGGGCAGCGCCGACAACATCGTCTTCTCCACCGACTGGCCGCACCCGGACTCTCGCTACCCGCGCGCCATCGAGCGCTTCCTGCAGATTCCCCTGCCGGAGAGCGCCCGGCGGAAGATCCTCTGGGAGAACTGCGCCCGCTTCTACGGCGTGGGCGACAGCTCAGGCGAACGGTAG
- a CDS encoding alpha/beta fold hydrolase yields the protein MNIHIEQLTIPATDGYKLAATLFSPEEETTGPVVLINPATGVKRTLYAQFARFLAGRGMYVLTYDYRGIGGSRPKPLRSLKSNMEAWGTGDLAGAVDWLVERYPRRPLLAVGHSSGGQLLGLTDRAQYVSAMLGVGAQSGYWRHWSGPRRYALACLWYAVMPAASRLLGYFPAKRLGLGEDLPGEVAREWARWCRNPAYICDERGVPLRPHFEEFSGPLRAYSFSDDTFAPRAAVEALLGFYRRARKEHLHLHPADLEVDSIGHFKWLRESFRASLWEDMASWLEQQARAVRPSAPGMRLGASQPPTQPPPLS from the coding sequence ATGAACATCCACATCGAGCAACTGACGATTCCCGCCACCGACGGCTACAAGCTGGCGGCGACGCTCTTCTCGCCGGAGGAAGAGACCACCGGCCCCGTGGTGCTCATCAACCCGGCCACGGGCGTCAAGCGGACCCTCTACGCGCAGTTCGCCCGGTTCCTCGCGGGACGGGGAATGTACGTCCTCACCTACGACTATCGCGGCATCGGCGGCTCGCGTCCCAAGCCCCTGCGCTCGCTGAAGTCGAACATGGAGGCGTGGGGCACCGGAGACCTGGCCGGCGCCGTGGACTGGCTGGTGGAGCGCTACCCACGCCGTCCGCTGCTCGCGGTGGGCCATAGCTCGGGCGGGCAGCTGCTCGGGCTGACGGACCGGGCCCAGTACGTCTCCGCCATGCTCGGGGTCGGCGCGCAGAGCGGCTACTGGCGCCACTGGAGCGGGCCCCGGCGCTACGCGCTCGCCTGCCTCTGGTACGCGGTGATGCCGGCGGCGTCGCGGCTCCTCGGCTACTTCCCCGCGAAGCGGCTCGGCCTGGGAGAGGACCTGCCCGGCGAGGTGGCACGGGAGTGGGCGCGCTGGTGCCGCAACCCGGCCTACATCTGCGACGAGCGCGGCGTGCCGCTGCGCCCACACTTCGAGGAGTTCTCCGGCCCGCTGCGGGCCTACAGCTTCTCCGACGACACCTTCGCGCCGCGAGCCGCCGTGGAGGCCCTGCTGGGCTTCTACCGCCGCGCGCGCAAGGAGCACCTCCACCTCCACCCAGCGGACCTGGAGGTGGACTCCATCGGCCACTTCAAGTGGCTGCGCGAGAGCTTCCGCGCCTCCCTCTGGGAGGACATGGCCTCGTGGCTGGAGCAGCAGGCACGCGCGGTCCGCCCGTCGGCCCCAGGCATGCGCCTGGGCGCCTCTCAACCCCCCACGCAACCCCCACCGCTCTCATGA
- a CDS encoding class I SAM-dependent methyltransferase, translated as MTLARDTFLHILDRHISDSSLQLLVNDKPHTLGAGEGPPAVTLRIHRDRFFNRVLSQGNLGMGEAYVDGDFSVEQGELHEFLTLLLRNRIDQKVRGDPRTVLRVLRVQLGNMLSGAQWRYVQHHYDLGDELFESFLDDTMTYSCGYALTPEDSLEALQYNKLDRLCRKLELKPQEHLLDIGCGFGGLLIHAARHYGVTGVGITNSRRHCERGNENIARAGLSDRIRIELRDHASIDGRFDKVVSVGMLEHLPRKEYGRYFSRIAKVLAPRGMGLVHAIGTSAPSNTHDPFIQRYIFPGSGQVKLSEVATHLERQRLAIRDVENIVRHYHYTAKHWLTRFQQNQHRLAPERYGPEFRRLWEYYLHCCVAAPLASDGTVYQVLFMKDYAAPMPLHRV; from the coding sequence ATGACCCTCGCCCGCGACACGTTCCTCCACATCCTCGATCGCCACATCTCCGACTCCTCCCTCCAGCTGCTCGTCAATGACAAGCCCCACACCCTGGGCGCTGGAGAGGGGCCCCCCGCGGTCACCCTGCGCATCCACCGAGACCGCTTCTTCAACCGCGTGCTGAGCCAGGGCAACCTGGGCATGGGCGAGGCGTACGTGGACGGAGACTTCTCCGTCGAGCAGGGGGAGCTCCACGAGTTCCTCACCCTGCTGCTGCGCAACCGCATCGATCAAAAGGTGCGGGGGGACCCGCGTACGGTGCTCCGGGTGCTGCGCGTGCAGCTGGGCAACATGCTCTCGGGTGCCCAGTGGCGCTACGTCCAGCACCACTACGACCTCGGGGACGAGCTCTTCGAGTCCTTCCTCGACGACACGATGACGTACTCGTGCGGCTACGCGCTCACGCCGGAGGACTCGCTGGAGGCGCTCCAGTACAACAAGCTGGACCGGCTCTGCCGCAAGCTGGAGCTGAAGCCCCAGGAGCACCTGCTGGACATCGGGTGCGGCTTTGGCGGCCTGCTCATCCACGCGGCGCGCCACTACGGCGTGACGGGCGTGGGCATCACCAACAGCCGGCGACACTGCGAGCGCGGCAACGAGAACATCGCCCGCGCGGGGCTCTCGGACCGCATCCGCATCGAGCTGAGGGACCACGCCTCCATCGACGGGCGCTTCGACAAGGTCGTCAGCGTGGGCATGCTGGAGCACCTGCCGCGCAAGGAGTACGGGCGCTACTTCTCCCGCATCGCCAAGGTGCTGGCGCCGCGAGGCATGGGGCTGGTGCATGCCATCGGCACCAGCGCTCCGTCGAACACGCATGACCCGTTCATCCAGCGCTACATCTTCCCCGGCTCGGGACAGGTGAAGCTCTCGGAGGTGGCCACCCACCTGGAGCGCCAGCGGCTGGCGATCCGGGACGTGGAGAACATCGTCCGCCACTACCACTACACGGCGAAGCACTGGCTCACGCGCTTCCAGCAGAACCAGCACCGCCTGGCCCCGGAGCGCTACGGCCCCGAGTTCCGCCGGCTCTGGGAGTACTACCTGCACTGCTGTGTCGCGGCGCCGCTGGCGTCGGACGGCACCGTCTACCAGGTGCTCTTCATGAAGGACTACGCGGCGCCGATGCCGCTCCACCGCGTCTGA
- a CDS encoding fatty acid desaturase family protein — MHPLSLLNQEFIARGWNRKPTGRLLAELALHVTLALGGIALVVLARSPWLDALGILVSTMGSLGVSTNTHTSSHYSTATRRWVNRALTYFGYPLFLGMSATYWWQKHVAVHHPTPNVIGLDDDADLLPTFTITERDVAEARGLRRWWFEHQWLAIPFAIAFNALNVQQAGVRYLVGCLRDSSRRTKAHVHDALALLGHVALWLVIPAFFFGPLAVLGLYAVRVVLLGYAIFIAFAPAHFPAEAAFVDREGKSRAEYFRKADYIFLQTSTTLNFRTGFLGRLFCAGVDYQIEHHLFPGYSHVYYPQMSRILRRFCEEQGYPYRTLGWWEAVWKSLVVFRKPKPILPRLMTVHGPVPAAEAPESVAIVGDMIEQVA, encoded by the coding sequence GTGCATCCCCTGTCCCTGTTGAACCAGGAGTTCATCGCTCGTGGCTGGAACCGCAAGCCCACGGGGCGACTGCTCGCCGAGCTCGCCCTCCACGTGACGCTCGCGCTGGGAGGCATCGCGCTCGTGGTGCTGGCCCGGAGCCCGTGGCTCGATGCCCTGGGCATCCTCGTGTCCACGATGGGCTCGCTGGGTGTCTCCACCAACACCCATACCTCCTCGCACTACTCCACCGCCACGCGGCGCTGGGTGAACCGGGCGCTCACCTACTTCGGCTATCCGCTCTTCCTGGGCATGTCGGCCACGTACTGGTGGCAGAAGCATGTGGCCGTCCACCACCCCACCCCGAATGTCATAGGGCTCGATGACGACGCGGACCTGCTGCCCACCTTCACGATCACCGAACGGGATGTGGCCGAGGCCCGAGGGCTGCGCCGCTGGTGGTTCGAGCACCAGTGGCTCGCCATCCCCTTCGCCATCGCCTTCAACGCGCTCAACGTCCAGCAGGCCGGGGTGCGCTACCTCGTCGGCTGCCTGCGGGACTCCTCGCGCCGCACGAAGGCGCACGTGCATGACGCGCTCGCGCTGCTGGGACACGTGGCGCTGTGGCTGGTGATTCCGGCGTTCTTCTTCGGGCCGCTGGCGGTGCTGGGGCTGTACGCGGTGCGCGTGGTGCTGCTGGGCTACGCCATCTTCATCGCCTTCGCCCCCGCCCACTTCCCCGCGGAGGCGGCCTTCGTGGACCGGGAGGGCAAGAGCCGAGCGGAGTACTTCCGGAAGGCGGACTACATCTTCCTGCAGACATCCACGACGCTGAACTTCCGCACGGGCTTCCTGGGCCGGCTCTTCTGCGCGGGGGTGGACTACCAGATCGAACACCACCTCTTCCCGGGCTACAGCCACGTGTACTACCCCCAGATGAGCCGCATCCTGCGGCGCTTCTGCGAGGAGCAGGGCTACCCGTACCGCACGCTGGGGTGGTGGGAGGCGGTCTGGAAGTCGCTGGTGGTCTTCCGCAAGCCCAAGCCCATCCTGCCCCGGCTCATGACGGTGCATGGGCCGGTGCCGGCCGCGGAGGCTCCGGAGTCCGTCGCCATCGTCGGGGACATGATCGAGCAGGTGGCCTGA
- a CDS encoding alpha/beta fold hydrolase translates to MIQRQHHTVVTRDGTSLAVTTWQEEGRAPREVALLLCAIGARQERYASFAEGLARDGWRVVTFDYRGIGRSALPEEARHTASMRAWGEQDLTAVIQWVCEAFDPERLTAVAHSIGGQLLPFADNHQRLGAVVLVASQRGCYRHWRGWKRYGVLLFFRLYIPLCLRLFGRVPLSFVGLDDLERGIAEDYARWGMDERYLWPSGESRSARFFACTFPLLALSFEDDTFYAPRRAVQVLLHDFYTSAPALWCHVEHHRLKLRGLGHSGFFDPQRCPEGWWEEVSTWLRTATANALQLPRREAAGVPALTSIAVHVSRPGAPE, encoded by the coding sequence ATGATCCAGCGCCAGCACCACACCGTCGTCACCCGGGATGGCACCTCCCTGGCCGTGACCACCTGGCAGGAGGAAGGCAGGGCGCCGCGCGAAGTGGCGCTCCTGCTGTGCGCCATCGGAGCCCGGCAGGAGCGCTATGCCTCCTTCGCTGAAGGGCTGGCCCGGGACGGCTGGCGGGTGGTCACCTTCGACTACCGGGGCATCGGACGCTCGGCGCTCCCGGAAGAGGCCCGGCACACCGCCTCCATGCGCGCCTGGGGCGAGCAGGACCTGACGGCCGTCATCCAGTGGGTCTGCGAAGCGTTCGACCCCGAGCGACTCACGGCCGTGGCGCACAGCATCGGCGGGCAGCTCCTCCCGTTCGCCGACAACCACCAGCGGCTGGGCGCGGTGGTGCTCGTCGCGTCGCAGCGCGGCTGCTATCGGCACTGGCGCGGATGGAAGCGCTACGGGGTGCTGCTCTTCTTCCGGCTGTACATCCCGCTGTGCCTGAGGCTCTTCGGCCGTGTGCCCCTGTCCTTCGTGGGCCTGGACGACCTGGAACGTGGCATCGCCGAGGACTATGCGCGCTGGGGAATGGACGAGCGCTACCTGTGGCCCTCCGGCGAGTCGCGCTCGGCGCGCTTCTTCGCCTGCACCTTCCCGCTGCTCGCGCTCAGCTTCGAAGACGACACCTTCTATGCGCCGAGGCGGGCCGTCCAGGTGCTGCTGCACGACTTCTACACCTCTGCGCCAGCCCTCTGGTGCCATGTCGAGCACCACCGGCTGAAGCTGCGCGGGCTGGGGCACTCGGGCTTCTTCGATCCCCAGCGCTGTCCGGAGGGCTGGTGGGAAGAGGTCTCCACCTGGCTGCGCACCGCCACCGCGAACGCGCTCCAGTTGCCCCGGCGCGAGGCCGCGGGCGTGCCGGCCCTCACCTCGATCGCCGTACACGTGTCGCGGCCGGGAGCACCAGAGTGA
- a CDS encoding alpha/beta fold hydrolase, translating to MEPFFMELPRARVRVQVTGDGARTLVIIPDPPNLIEHHREVIEQLARGFRVICFELPGFGRSELRNGARFSLELQVEIMTEVLERLSARQVVLEMSCLGALAGMRLARLRPDLVERLVLAQVSTQEQMRTWARGTDICGLIHTPRVGQALVSLCRRFIARHWYTAALPEGTDARTRQRYLQPTLQSLREGGPFELASAYQALRRSETLEYGAIQQPTLLLWGRADRTHEDTSPRALLHALPHAELMEFEGCGHFPTLEKAGAYVERLRTWAGGLPG from the coding sequence ATGGAGCCATTCTTCATGGAGCTGCCTCGGGCGCGCGTCCGGGTGCAGGTGACTGGCGACGGTGCGAGGACGTTGGTCATCATCCCCGACCCGCCGAACCTCATCGAGCACCACCGCGAGGTCATCGAACAACTGGCGCGCGGCTTCCGTGTCATCTGCTTCGAGCTGCCGGGGTTCGGGCGCTCAGAGCTGCGCAACGGGGCGCGCTTCAGCCTGGAGCTCCAGGTGGAGATCATGACCGAGGTGCTGGAACGCCTGTCCGCGCGTCAGGTCGTCCTCGAGATGTCCTGCCTGGGAGCGCTGGCGGGGATGCGCCTCGCGCGCCTCCGTCCGGACCTCGTGGAGCGACTGGTGCTCGCCCAGGTGTCCACGCAGGAGCAGATGCGGACCTGGGCCCGAGGAACGGACATCTGCGGCCTCATCCACACGCCGCGCGTGGGACAGGCGCTCGTATCCCTCTGCCGGCGCTTCATCGCGCGCCACTGGTACACGGCGGCGCTTCCGGAGGGGACCGACGCGCGCACTCGTCAGCGCTACCTCCAACCCACGCTCCAGTCCCTTCGCGAGGGAGGCCCCTTCGAGCTCGCCTCGGCCTATCAAGCCCTGCGGCGCTCCGAAACGCTGGAGTACGGCGCCATCCAGCAGCCCACGCTGCTGCTGTGGGGCCGGGCGGACCGGACCCACGAGGACACCTCGCCTCGGGCCCTGCTCCACGCCCTGCCCCACGCGGAGCTGATGGAGTTCGAGGGCTGTGGCCACTTCCCCACCCTGGAAAAAGCAGGGGCGTACGTGGAGCGCCTGCGGACCTGGGCGGGAGGCTTGCCCGGCTGA
- a CDS encoding ferritin-like domain-containing protein, which yields MSSVPQNASATVRDLHAAPARQKTAAPQTRRTEIVADLYQAFKEEGRTLVDITWEQQRLHESRRWSVVELVDAVTLENVSESDRLVVWNAGRAELTTKPGADRLARLADTECRRWQGRDATVASILQACGTWSRYWNEEEAHHETSFNQLATVLGMEPITDQTFIEFRKIFPDDDMLRTLTLLAFSEIVAAVNYAHSARMVQEPGLKALLKQVGADEIQHMTYFIAFAKGLVDSGRYPAKEAFAVAHLFLREGGEVQGSKRERVEQRETHVNWWDHVEYREGMNAPDAVEKKETLIFHALKRITGITVSSAQEAEDMWLELVGC from the coding sequence ATGAGCTCGGTGCCCCAGAACGCCTCGGCGACCGTCCGGGACCTGCACGCAGCCCCCGCGCGCCAGAAGACGGCGGCGCCCCAGACGCGCAGGACGGAGATCGTCGCGGACCTGTACCAGGCCTTCAAGGAAGAGGGCCGCACGCTGGTGGACATCACGTGGGAGCAGCAGCGCCTGCACGAGTCCCGCCGCTGGAGCGTGGTGGAGCTGGTCGATGCGGTGACGCTGGAGAACGTGTCCGAGTCGGACCGGCTGGTGGTGTGGAACGCGGGACGCGCCGAGCTGACGACGAAGCCGGGAGCGGACCGGCTCGCGCGGCTGGCCGACACGGAGTGCCGCCGGTGGCAGGGGCGTGATGCCACGGTCGCATCCATCCTGCAGGCGTGCGGCACGTGGAGCCGCTACTGGAACGAGGAGGAGGCGCACCACGAGACCAGCTTCAACCAACTGGCAACAGTGCTGGGCATGGAGCCCATCACCGACCAGACCTTCATCGAGTTCCGGAAGATCTTCCCGGATGACGACATGCTGCGCACGCTGACGCTGCTGGCGTTCTCGGAGATCGTCGCCGCGGTCAACTACGCCCACTCGGCGCGGATGGTCCAGGAGCCAGGGCTCAAGGCGCTGCTCAAGCAGGTGGGCGCGGACGAGATCCAGCACATGACCTACTTCATCGCGTTCGCCAAGGGGCTGGTGGACAGCGGGCGGTACCCGGCCAAAGAAGCCTTCGCGGTGGCGCACCTCTTCCTGCGGGAGGGAGGCGAGGTCCAGGGCAGCAAGCGCGAACGCGTGGAGCAGCGCGAGACGCACGTGAACTGGTGGGATCATGTCGAGTACCGCGAGGGCATGAACGCCCCGGACGCGGTGGAGAAGAAGGAGACGCTGATCTTCCACGCGCTCAAGCGCATCACTGGCATCACCGTCTCCTCGGCCCAGGAGGCCGAAGACATGTGGCTGGAGTTGGTCGGGTGCTGA
- a CDS encoding holo-ACP synthase produces MLIGLGHDLQALEELQPLEGLWEPGAFFTEAEAARFEWSPSPVESLAAGFSSKEALFKALPPIEGWYWTDAELHHDERHAPHFRFHGVLREFMERQGWYAKLSISHSGGFVSTVVIVSTLKGP; encoded by the coding sequence GTGCTGATCGGACTCGGACATGACCTGCAGGCCCTCGAAGAGCTCCAGCCGCTGGAGGGCCTGTGGGAACCCGGGGCCTTCTTCACCGAGGCCGAGGCGGCCCGCTTCGAGTGGAGCCCCTCCCCGGTGGAGAGCCTGGCGGCGGGCTTCTCGAGCAAGGAGGCGCTGTTCAAGGCCCTGCCTCCCATCGAGGGCTGGTACTGGACCGATGCGGAGCTCCATCACGACGAGCGGCACGCGCCCCACTTTCGCTTCCATGGCGTGCTGCGCGAGTTCATGGAGCGCCAGGGCTGGTACGCGAAGCTCTCCATCTCCCACAGCGGGGGCTTCGTCTCGACCGTGGTCATCGTCTCGACCCTGAAGGGCCCCTGA
- a CDS encoding acyl-CoA thioesterase, translating into MRFEESAVTLRVRPNDLDSLGHVNNATALEYLEAGRWAWLDQHALRRTARVLPVVAKIEVSYRREILPQEVVVHTRVESPRSDELEEESVIYRASFRQQILIDGSAQVAVDALVQVAFIDVAERSLRSLQDFLASARNRP; encoded by the coding sequence GTGCGCTTCGAGGAATCCGCCGTCACGCTGCGCGTGCGGCCCAATGATCTGGACAGCCTGGGACATGTGAACAACGCGACCGCGCTCGAGTACCTGGAGGCGGGACGCTGGGCGTGGCTGGACCAGCATGCCCTGCGCCGCACGGCGCGCGTGCTTCCGGTCGTCGCCAAGATCGAGGTGAGCTACCGCAGGGAGATCCTCCCCCAAGAGGTGGTGGTCCACACGCGCGTCGAGTCGCCGCGAAGCGACGAGCTGGAGGAGGAGTCGGTGATCTACCGCGCCTCCTTCCGGCAGCAGATCCTGATCGACGGCAGCGCCCAGGTGGCGGTGGACGCGCTCGTGCAGGTGGCCTTCATCGACGTGGCGGAGCGCTCCCTGCGCTCGCTCCAGGACTTCCTGGCCTCGGCCCGGAACCGCCCGTGA